The following are encoded together in the Lepidochelys kempii isolate rLepKem1 chromosome 7, rLepKem1.hap2, whole genome shotgun sequence genome:
- the PDHB gene encoding pyruvate dehydrogenase E1 component subunit beta, mitochondrial isoform X1, translating into MAAAAGALRRLVRCGPQQVGPGRAGRPRPAGSVLTRVPVSPQGLGRLLQLRRGIHGTAPAAAQVTVRDALNQALDEELERDETVFLLGEEVAQYDGAYKVSRGLWKKYGDKRIIDTPISEMGFTGIAVGAAMAGLRPICEFMTFNFSMQAIDQVINSAAKTLYMSAGIVPVPVVFRGPNGASAGVGAQHSQCFAAWYGHCPGLKVVSPWSSEDAKGLLKASVRDDNPVVMLENELMYGVPFEMSEEAQSKDFLVPIGKAKIERQGTHVTLVSHSRSVGHCLEAAAVLVKEGVECEVVNLRTIRPMDVESIEASVVKTNHLITVEGGWPQFGVGAEICARIMEGPAFNYLDAPAVRLTGADVPMPYAKILEDNCLPQVKDIIFAVKKILNI; encoded by the exons ATGGCGGCTGCCGCAGGGGCACTGAGGAGGCTGGTGCGATGCGGGCCCCAGCAGgtagggccgggccgggccggccgcccccgccccgccggcTCCGTGTTAACGCGTGTCCCCGTCTCTCCGCAGGGCCTGGGGCGGCTGCTGCAGCTGCGCCGCGGGATTCACGGGACCGCGCCGGCCGCCGCCCAG GTGACTGTCCGCGATGCATTAAATCAGGCATTAGATGAGGAGCTGGAGAGGGACGAGACGGTGTTTCTGTTGGGAGAGGAAGTTGCCCAGTATGATGGTGCGTACAAG GTTAGCCGAGGTCTCTGGAAGAAATATGGAGACAAGAGAATAATAGATACTCCTATATCAGAG atgggCTTTACAGGAATTGCTGTAGGTGCTGCTATG GCTGGGTTGAGGCCGATTTGTGAATTCATGACCTTCAACTTCTCCATGCAAGCAATTGATCAAGTTATAAATTCTGCTGCCAAGACACTTTACATGTCTGCAGGCATAGTGCCTGTCCCAGTTGTCTTCAGAGGTCCCAATggtgcctcagctggagtaggaGCACAACATTCACAGTGCTTTGCTGCTTGGTATGGGCATTGTCCTGGACTGAAAGTAGTCAGCCCTTGGAGTTCAGAGGATGCAAAAGGTCTACTTAAAGCATCAGTCCGGGATGACAATCCAG TTGTGATGCTGGAAAATGAATTGATGTACGGAGTCccttttgaaatgtcagaagaaGCTCAGTCAAAGGACTTTCTTGTTCCTATTGGAAAAGCCAAAATAGAAAGGCAAG GAACCCATGTTACTTTAGTGTCACACTCCAGATCTGTTGGACACTGTCTGGAAGCAGCTGCTGTACTTGTCAAAGAAGGTGTGGAGTGTGAG GTGGTAAACCTCCGTACCATTAGACCAATGgatgtggaaagtatagaagccAGTGTTGTGAAGACAAATCATCTTATAACAGTGGAAGGAGGCTGGCCGCAGTTTGGAGTAGGAGCTGAAATTTGTGCTAGGATCATGGAAG GACCTGCCTTTAACTATTTGGATGCTCCAGCTGTGCGTCTCACAGGTGCAGATGTTCCTATGCCTTATGCAAAGATTTTGGAAGACAACTGCTTACCTCAAGTGAAAGATATCATATTTGCagtgaagaaaatattaaatatctaG
- the PDHB gene encoding pyruvate dehydrogenase E1 component subunit beta, mitochondrial isoform X2, translating into MRRRAEARQSHPLRPLLSLLAITGLGRLLQLRRGIHGTAPAAAQVTVRDALNQALDEELERDETVFLLGEEVAQYDGAYKVSRGLWKKYGDKRIIDTPISEMGFTGIAVGAAMAGLRPICEFMTFNFSMQAIDQVINSAAKTLYMSAGIVPVPVVFRGPNGASAGVGAQHSQCFAAWYGHCPGLKVVSPWSSEDAKGLLKASVRDDNPVVMLENELMYGVPFEMSEEAQSKDFLVPIGKAKIERQGTHVTLVSHSRSVGHCLEAAAVLVKEGVECEVVNLRTIRPMDVESIEASVVKTNHLITVEGGWPQFGVGAEICARIMEGPAFNYLDAPAVRLTGADVPMPYAKILEDNCLPQVKDIIFAVKKILNI; encoded by the exons ATGCGCCGAAGGGCGGAAGCGAGGCAAAGCCATCCCCTGCGGCCGCTTCTGTCTCTTCTCGCGATAACA GGCCTGGGGCGGCTGCTGCAGCTGCGCCGCGGGATTCACGGGACCGCGCCGGCCGCCGCCCAG GTGACTGTCCGCGATGCATTAAATCAGGCATTAGATGAGGAGCTGGAGAGGGACGAGACGGTGTTTCTGTTGGGAGAGGAAGTTGCCCAGTATGATGGTGCGTACAAG GTTAGCCGAGGTCTCTGGAAGAAATATGGAGACAAGAGAATAATAGATACTCCTATATCAGAG atgggCTTTACAGGAATTGCTGTAGGTGCTGCTATG GCTGGGTTGAGGCCGATTTGTGAATTCATGACCTTCAACTTCTCCATGCAAGCAATTGATCAAGTTATAAATTCTGCTGCCAAGACACTTTACATGTCTGCAGGCATAGTGCCTGTCCCAGTTGTCTTCAGAGGTCCCAATggtgcctcagctggagtaggaGCACAACATTCACAGTGCTTTGCTGCTTGGTATGGGCATTGTCCTGGACTGAAAGTAGTCAGCCCTTGGAGTTCAGAGGATGCAAAAGGTCTACTTAAAGCATCAGTCCGGGATGACAATCCAG TTGTGATGCTGGAAAATGAATTGATGTACGGAGTCccttttgaaatgtcagaagaaGCTCAGTCAAAGGACTTTCTTGTTCCTATTGGAAAAGCCAAAATAGAAAGGCAAG GAACCCATGTTACTTTAGTGTCACACTCCAGATCTGTTGGACACTGTCTGGAAGCAGCTGCTGTACTTGTCAAAGAAGGTGTGGAGTGTGAG GTGGTAAACCTCCGTACCATTAGACCAATGgatgtggaaagtatagaagccAGTGTTGTGAAGACAAATCATCTTATAACAGTGGAAGGAGGCTGGCCGCAGTTTGGAGTAGGAGCTGAAATTTGTGCTAGGATCATGGAAG GACCTGCCTTTAACTATTTGGATGCTCCAGCTGTGCGTCTCACAGGTGCAGATGTTCCTATGCCTTATGCAAAGATTTTGGAAGACAACTGCTTACCTCAAGTGAAAGATATCATATTTGCagtgaagaaaatattaaatatctaG
- the PDHB gene encoding pyruvate dehydrogenase E1 component subunit beta, mitochondrial isoform X3, whose protein sequence is MAAAAGALRRLVRCGPQQGLGRLLQLRRGIHGTAPAAAQVTVRDALNQALDEELERDETVFLLGEEVAQYDGAYKVSRGLWKKYGDKRIIDTPISEMGFTGIAVGAAMAGLRPICEFMTFNFSMQAIDQVINSAAKTLYMSAGIVPVPVVFRGPNGASAGVGAQHSQCFAAWYGHCPGLKVVSPWSSEDAKGLLKASVRDDNPVVMLENELMYGVPFEMSEEAQSKDFLVPIGKAKIERQGTHVTLVSHSRSVGHCLEAAAVLVKEGVECEVVNLRTIRPMDVESIEASVVKTNHLITVEGGWPQFGVGAEICARIMEGPAFNYLDAPAVRLTGADVPMPYAKILEDNCLPQVKDIIFAVKKILNI, encoded by the exons ATGGCGGCTGCCGCAGGGGCACTGAGGAGGCTGGTGCGATGCGGGCCCCAGCAG GGCCTGGGGCGGCTGCTGCAGCTGCGCCGCGGGATTCACGGGACCGCGCCGGCCGCCGCCCAG GTGACTGTCCGCGATGCATTAAATCAGGCATTAGATGAGGAGCTGGAGAGGGACGAGACGGTGTTTCTGTTGGGAGAGGAAGTTGCCCAGTATGATGGTGCGTACAAG GTTAGCCGAGGTCTCTGGAAGAAATATGGAGACAAGAGAATAATAGATACTCCTATATCAGAG atgggCTTTACAGGAATTGCTGTAGGTGCTGCTATG GCTGGGTTGAGGCCGATTTGTGAATTCATGACCTTCAACTTCTCCATGCAAGCAATTGATCAAGTTATAAATTCTGCTGCCAAGACACTTTACATGTCTGCAGGCATAGTGCCTGTCCCAGTTGTCTTCAGAGGTCCCAATggtgcctcagctggagtaggaGCACAACATTCACAGTGCTTTGCTGCTTGGTATGGGCATTGTCCTGGACTGAAAGTAGTCAGCCCTTGGAGTTCAGAGGATGCAAAAGGTCTACTTAAAGCATCAGTCCGGGATGACAATCCAG TTGTGATGCTGGAAAATGAATTGATGTACGGAGTCccttttgaaatgtcagaagaaGCTCAGTCAAAGGACTTTCTTGTTCCTATTGGAAAAGCCAAAATAGAAAGGCAAG GAACCCATGTTACTTTAGTGTCACACTCCAGATCTGTTGGACACTGTCTGGAAGCAGCTGCTGTACTTGTCAAAGAAGGTGTGGAGTGTGAG GTGGTAAACCTCCGTACCATTAGACCAATGgatgtggaaagtatagaagccAGTGTTGTGAAGACAAATCATCTTATAACAGTGGAAGGAGGCTGGCCGCAGTTTGGAGTAGGAGCTGAAATTTGTGCTAGGATCATGGAAG GACCTGCCTTTAACTATTTGGATGCTCCAGCTGTGCGTCTCACAGGTGCAGATGTTCCTATGCCTTATGCAAAGATTTTGGAAGACAACTGCTTACCTCAAGTGAAAGATATCATATTTGCagtgaagaaaatattaaatatctaG